The following proteins are co-located in the Bombus pascuorum chromosome 3, iyBomPasc1.1, whole genome shotgun sequence genome:
- the LOC132904953 gene encoding uncharacterized protein LOC132904953, producing the protein MYCIGLALITRIISTYTMSLSILMINLLMSRYFSRITDEEFFNSIESWGILGFNWLQVLRNLQIKYKAQTAVIFFLVYIVSFLLASAYLALGSISRKPKCAVPWIYLQVISIIDQSVALSIHLTHNQQYDVYDKSIWYIPLCSVYLVFSACIWMVVYNARKEWIEEQQNRTDLPLTSTTSTMQSNIGGGLKSPSFLSQNFLIFDSPRLPPILSK; encoded by the exons ATGTACTGTATCGGACTAGCGTTGATCACAAGGATCATCAGCACCTACACCATG TCGCTGTCAATACTTATGATAAACTTGTTGATGAGCAGATATTTTTCGAGAATAACGGACGAAgaattctttaattccatTGAAAGTTGGGGTATACTTGGTTTTAATTGGTTGCAAGTTTTAAGAAACTTACAAATAAAGTACAAAG CACAAACAGCCGTGATTTTCTTCCTCGTATACATAGTTTCGTTTCTACTGGCCAGTGCGTATCTCGCCTTGGGATCAATTTCC AGGAAACCTAAGTGCGCCGTGCCTTGGATTTATTTGCAAGTGATTAGCATAATAGATCAGTCTGTGGCATTGTCTATTCATCTGACGCACAACCAGCAATATGATGTTTACGATAAATCAATATGGTACATTCCATTGTGCAGTGTCTATCTAG TATTTTCTGCGTGCATATGGATGGTTGTATATAATGCACGGAAAGAATGGATCGAGGAACAACAGAATCGTACAGATTTACCACTAACTTCAACCACATCGACGATGCAATCGAACATTGGCGGCGGATTAAAATCACCATCGTTCCTCTCGCAGAATTTTTTGATATTCGATTCACCGAGACTACCTCCGATATTATCCAAATAG
- the LOC132904947 gene encoding probable ATP-dependent RNA helicase CG8611 has translation MTIQDMDISLNICAKPVDKKKKGTEDDSILSLMRQTKNKVAKSEVANNNQSKKVSVRENSTTKKRIKQKSLGAIVALKLKGTNTPNQNQSSVVQNKLKTKSQVNVKQKQSQQEISKEPTKEYKNDIETSDSLTNKANEASDVPVISFAKVTRENFGKTLLARKRNVTDTNTKKTLSSIFSKRPESEVKETSLLDSLKKREPDENDTSKKKAKEEFKEESKKPSDSPEKINLGKKKKKKQLEKSKTDNNSNVGDNKNTNFSYKSVGKISSLFGHNPDIPNIGQRLVKPINEPIFTGTNFTDLKIHPFMISNLEQNMHITKMTIVQQKAIPQIFSGKDILVRSQTGSGKTLAYALPIVECLHKIRPKLNRNNGVKALIVVPTRELALQTYECFLKLIKPFTWIVPGYLAGGEKRKAEKARLRKGCNILVGTPGRLLDHIKRTTALKLSDVKYFVLDEADRMFDMGYEKDISGIVSALKVSLPSQNTGYDAMKMLRQNIKKVFTDKDLEHLENSGDLEESRNDNEKDNLLVESNKGVDVESEDDDIVDNTERKQVYHSSSDDDSDQCEPYVKSKKSDGRKACSDFVGKKEFDTQNDKTQLEEDDDHNGDESRRQTILLSATLTQAVEKLAGLAMDRPVFIDAAKENLERIGGDTNELNEDLVVPQSVNQSYIVTPPKLRMVTLSAYIAGKCQSHGQHKILIFMATQDMVDYHTEILSSVLTKPIDEDDDDSDPLVDVEFFKLHGSMTQKERTEVFKTFRQAKSGVLLCTDVAARGLDLPKVDCVIQYTGPTSARDYVHRIGRTARAGSSGSATIFLTPPEIEFVRMLESRRIRIRQEIMDDILNNLLTPLSKHSSVHNAAIALQNEFETMVLEDTKLRERACKAYTSWIRFYSSYPRDIREIFDRRTVHLGHYAKSFALRETPQRIGGIGKKLHEKDSSKQQHNNRLTNEKLDGEPAKKQKRQGDEPKMGLLKRVRMLNTSEYDSGLEPVKKPKKS, from the exons ATGACTATACAAGACATGgatatttctttgaatatttgtgCAAAACCTGTTGATAAAAAG aaaaAAGGGACAGAAGATGATTCTATCCTTAGTTTAATGAGGCAGACAAAAAACAAGGTAGCTAAAAGCGAAGTTGCAAACAATAACCAGTCAAAAAAAGTCTCCGTTAGGGAAAATAGTACcactaaaaaaagaattaaacaaaAGTCTTTAGGAGCAATTGTTGCACTGAAGTTAAAGGGAACTAATACACCTAATCAAAATCAGTCTTCTgttgtacaaaataaattaaagactAAATCACAAGTAAATGTTAAGCAGAAGCAATCGCAACAAGAAATATCTAAAGAGCCtacaaaagaatataaaaatgatatagaaACAAGTGACTCCTTGACCAACAAAGCGAACGAAGCTTCTGATGTCCCTGTTATTTCATTCGCTAAAGTTACCAGAGAAAATTTTGGTAAAACTTTGTTagcaagaaagagaaacgttaCAGATACAAATACTAAGAAGACATTGTCTAGCATATTTTCAAAACGACCAGAATCAGAAGTTAAAGAAACTAGTTTGCTCGATTCGTTAAAGAAAAGAGAACCAGATGAAAATGATACATCAAAAAAGAAAGCTAAAGAGGAATTTAAAGAAGAATCTAAAAAACCTTCTGATTCACCAGAAAAGATAAATCTTggcaagaaaaaaaagaaaaaacagctagaaaaatcgaaaactGATAACAATAGTAACGTaggagataataaaaatacaaatttctctTATAAATCTGTTGGAAAGATATCTTCCTTATTTGGACATAATCCAGACATACCAAACATTGGACAAAGATTAGTAAAACCGATAAATGAGCCTATATTTACAGGGACAAACTTTACCGATCTTAAAATTCATCCTTTCATG ATATCTAACTTGGAGCAAAATATGCATATCACTAAAATGACTATAGTGCAGCAAAAAGCAATTCCCCAGATATTTTCAGGGAAAGATATTCTAGTTAGATCGCAAACTGGTTCTGGGAAGACATTAGCATATGCTCTGCCTATAGTTGAGtgtttacataaaattagaccaaaattaaatagaaataatggTGTAAAAGCTCTTATAGTTGTACCAACTAGGGAATTAGCACTACAAACTTACGAGTGCTttctgaaattaataaaa CCATTTACGTGGATCGTACCTGGATATCTAGCAGGtggtgaaaaaagaaaagcagaaaaagCTAGACTGAGAAAGGGATGCAATATTTTAGTCGGTACACCGGGTAGATTATTAGATCATATAAAACGAACGACGGCTTTAAAATTGAGCGATGTTAAATACTTCGTTTTAGACGAGGCTGATAGAATGTTTGACATGGGGTacgaaaaagatatatctGG TATAGTAAGCGCTTTGAAGGTGTCACTCCCAAGTCAAAACACAGGATACGATGCCATGAAAATGTTGCGCcaaaatataaagaaagttTTTACCGATAAAGATCTTGAGCACTTGGAAAATAGTGGTGATTTAGAAGAATCACGAAACGATAACGAAAAAGATAACTTATTGGTTGAATCGAACAAGGGTGTAGATGTAGAATCCGAGGACGATGATATTGTAGACAATACTGAACGAAAACAAGTGTATCATTCTAGCAGTGACGATGATTCCGATCAATGCGAGCCTTACGTTAAATCGAAAAAATCAGATGGGCGGAAAGCTTGTTCAGACTTTGTGGGAAAGAAGGAATTTGATACACAGAATGATAAGACGCAACTCGAAGAAGATGATGATCATAACGGGGACGAGTCGAGAAGGCAGACAATTTTACTTTCCGCGACATTGACACAGGCGGTAGAAAAATTGGCAGGCCTTGCTATGGATCGTCCTGTTTTCATCGATGCTGCtaaagaaaatttggaaagaatCGGTGGTGATACGAACGAACTTAACGAAGATTTAGTAGTTCCACAAAGCGTGAATCAAAGTTATATCGTCACACCTCCAAAACTGAGAATGGTGACTTTAAGTGCTTATATCGCGGGAAAGTGTCAG AGTCACGGtcaacataaaatattgatatttatggCCACCCAAGATATGGTTGATTATCACACGGAGATCTTGTCGTCTGTACTAACTAAACCCATCGACGAAGATGACGATGATTCTGATCCTTTGGTCGATGTGGAATTCTTCAAATTACACGGTAGCATGACTCAAAAGGAACGGACCGAAGTATTCAAAACTTTCAGACAGGCGAAAAGTGGAGTTCTACTCTGCACG GATGTTGCAGCTCGAGGATTGGATCTGCCAAAGGTGGACTGTGTGATTCAATACACAGGACCGACGTCTGCCAGGGATTACGTGCATCGAATCGGTAGAACCGCGCGAGCTGGTTCTTCCGGTTCGGCGACTATCTTTTTAACCCCGCCAGAAATTGAATTTGTCCGAATGCTCGAGTCTAGGCGTATCAGAATCAGGCAAGAGATCATGgacgatattttaaacaacCTACTGACCCCTCTGTCGAAACATTCTTCCGTTCACAACGCAGCGATTGCGCTTCAGAATGAGTTCGAAACTATGGTGCTGGAAGATACGAAATTGCGGGAAAGAGCGTGCAAAG CGTACACCTCGTGGATACGTTTCTACTCTAGCTACCCACGCGACATACGGGAGATCTTCGATCGACGAACCGTCCATTTGGGTCACTACGCAAAGAGTTTTGCGCTAAGGGAAACTCCGCAGCGAATCGGTGGAATAGGGAAAAAGCTGCACGAGAAAGACAGCTCGAAGCAACAGCATAACAACAGGCTGACGAACGAGAA GCTCGACGGGGAGCCGGCAAAGAAGCAGAAGCGTCAAGGTGACGAACCGAAGATGGGGTTGCTGAAGAGAGTCAGAATGCTTAACACCTCCGAGTACGACAGCGGCCTCGAGCCCGTGAAGAAGCCAAAGAAATCCTGA